The Oxobacter pfennigii genome includes the window GAACCGTAAGCTTTTATAATTATATCACCAAGGTTTATCTCTTCATAGGGAGATAGGTATTTTATATTTTCTTTTGCATAGCCCAATTTTATATCACTGCTTAATATATAGGTAATATCCGGCCTTATATTCTGCCACTTTAATATTACTTTGTTAAAATGGTCAGCATGGCTGTGAGATGAAAAAACAAATATTTTTTTATCAATCCTTAAGTCATCTTCTCCTATGGCACCATTTGAAATACTTTTTTCTCCCTTTAACACCGAGTCCTTGAAATAATCAAAAATAAGAAAGCAATTTTCCGTTTCAACAGTAAAGCCGCTGTTATATAGGTAATAGATTTTTATGTTTTTCTTTTTCATAATGTATACCACCTTACAAATATTATATACAAATTCAAGAATCATTAATAAAATATTCCCACAGCCTTTGATATAATTATACATTTTAGTATATAATTAAATAAAAGAATTTGGAAGGAGATTAACATGGAATTCAGATTTGAGCATAACAATATAAATGTTCTTAATTTGGATAAAAGCCTGGCTTTTTATAAAGAAGCTTTAGGGTTGACTGAAGTAAGGAGAATAAGCCCTGAAAGCGGAGATTTCACTCTAGTATTTATAGGAGACGGTCATAGCCATCATACAATGGAATTGACTTGGCTTAAGGACAGGAAAGAGCCATATGACCTTGGGGATAATGAATTTCACATAGCATTCAGAGTGGATGATATAAAGGCAGCATACGAGCATCA containing:
- a CDS encoding VOC family protein, with translation MEFRFEHNNINVLNLDKSLAFYKEALGLTEVRRISPESGDFTLVFIGDGHSHHTMELTWLKDRKEPYDLGDNEFHIAFRVDDIKAAYEHHKKMGCICFENKDMGIYFINDPDGYWLEILPTR